The following proteins are co-located in the Piscirickettsia litoralis genome:
- the cas6f gene encoding type I-F CRISPR-associated endoribonuclease Cas6/Csy4 produces the protein MHFYINITLLPSSEVNENFLLSKVFACLHTELVNAKNINDKINIGLSFPEYSEEECKLGLKVRIFSPHREELEKLISQRLLSRLSDYLHMTRIREVPSGVTEYVRFKRVQSKSSKFRRVRRKARKASISFEEALDSYQGQDDVMLSGFPFIKMKSASSNQDFLLFVRRETSKELIDKGFNSYGLSSESTLPMF, from the coding sequence ATGCATTTCTATATTAATATAACGCTTTTACCTTCCAGTGAAGTAAATGAAAATTTTTTGTTAAGTAAAGTGTTTGCATGTCTCCACACGGAATTAGTTAATGCCAAAAATATTAATGACAAAATTAATATCGGCTTATCTTTTCCAGAATATTCTGAAGAAGAGTGCAAGTTAGGGTTAAAAGTTCGCATTTTTAGCCCACATAGAGAGGAGCTAGAAAAGCTTATCTCCCAGAGACTGTTATCTCGACTGAGTGATTATTTGCACATGACGAGAATTCGTGAAGTACCTTCAGGTGTAACGGAATATGTCAGGTTTAAAAGAGTTCAGTCAAAATCAAGTAAATTTCGAAGAGTGAGAAGAAAGGCGAGGAAGGCATCTATCTCTTTTGAGGAGGCGCTGGACAGTTACCAAGGTCAAGATGATGTTATGCTTAGTGGGTTTCCATTTATTAAAATGAAGAGCGCTAGTTCTAATCAGGATTTTCTTTTGTTCGTGCGCCGAGAAACCTCAAAAGAACTCATTGATAAAGGCTTTAACTCATATGGACTAAGTTCTGAGTCAACTTTACCGATGTTTTGA